A portion of the Collinsella aerofaciens genome contains these proteins:
- a CDS encoding UDP-N-acetylglucosamine 2-epimerase: protein MPARGDEPPHRGRHQRRELAYSDHARRYLLATGCVTERTYVTGSPMAEVLRTNLAAIDASDVLEREGLEPGGYFLLSAHREENIDTEANFTSLFCAINALAEEYGKSILYSCHPRSRKRLEASGFQAHPLVRTHEPMGFHDYNKLQSSAYRVVSDPGTLPEESSFFASVGRPLPAVCIRTSSERPEALDKGCFVLAGIDERGLLNAVRTAVALTEDGLHGIPVPDYQDDVAPKVVRIIQSYTGIVDRMVWRKY from the coding sequence GTGCCTGCCCGAGGAGACGAGCCGCCGCATCGTGGACGTCATCAGCGACGTGAACTCGCCTACAGCGATCACGCGCGGCGCTACCTGCTCGCGACGGGCTGCGTGACGGAGCGCACCTACGTGACGGGCTCGCCCATGGCGGAGGTGCTGCGCACGAACCTGGCGGCCATCGATGCGAGTGACGTGCTGGAGCGCGAGGGCCTGGAGCCGGGAGGCTACTTCCTGCTCTCCGCCCACCGCGAGGAAAACATTGACACTGAAGCGAACTTCACGTCCCTCTTCTGCGCGATAAACGCCCTCGCTGAGGAATACGGAAAGTCCATCCTCTACAGCTGCCACCCCCGCTCCCGCAAGCGCCTGGAGGCCTCGGGCTTCCAGGCGCATCCCCTGGTGCGCACCCACGAGCCCATGGGCTTCCACGACTACAACAAGCTGCAGTCCAGCGCTTACCGCGTCGTCTCTGACCCCGGTACCCTCCCCGAGGAGTCGAGCTTCTTCGCGAGCGTCGGCCGCCCGCTCCCGGCGGTCTGCATCCGCACGAGCAGCGAGCGCCCCGAGGCGCTTGACAAGGGATGCTTCGTGCTCGCGGGCATCGACGAGCGGGGCCTGCTCAACGCCGTGCGCACGGCGGTTGCGCTCACGGAGGATGGCCTCCACGGAATCCCCGTGCCGGACTACCAGGACGACGTGGCCCCCAAGGTCGTCCGTATCATCCAGTCCTACACCGGCATCGTTGACCGCATGGTGTGGAGGAAATACTAA
- a CDS encoding AbiH family protein has protein sequence MYQLIVIGNGFDLSCDLKSSFSDFHDYRAKSDLVAHPENTTIWDLILKQEKGHNWRWCDVEHQIRRWLYKSGQKDPQMLRLPECVLDPSVKPSQTARTNAVYSYVLSNWLRDRKLDGSVLAALSLADLNRYESYFATYLNDLVQRTPGYLDSAATRMERICRDLVDEDGVPPSTSVLSFNYTEPLSSNVRLSDALGIDCFCNIHGRASDYEHGIVFGIDAKGIRPTSVAIPFTKTYRLLAQDPVDFQRVVRPKSSNGASMGFIKFFGHSLSEADYSYFQSIFDAVDLYGGDTRLVFYYRPHGKKGETEKVMVEKARREVHKNVTKLLAAYGESFDNKDHGKNLMHKLLLEGRLMVRRLP, from the coding sequence ATGTATCAGCTCATCGTAATCGGCAACGGGTTCGATCTTTCCTGCGACCTCAAATCGAGCTTCTCCGACTTTCACGACTACCGAGCGAAATCCGATTTGGTTGCCCATCCGGAGAACACCACTATCTGGGATCTCATTCTCAAGCAGGAGAAGGGGCATAATTGGCGCTGGTGCGACGTCGAACACCAGATTAGGCGGTGGCTGTACAAAAGCGGGCAGAAGGATCCCCAGATGCTCCGGCTCCCGGAATGTGTCCTCGATCCTTCGGTCAAGCCCTCGCAGACCGCGCGCACCAATGCCGTCTATTCCTATGTGCTGAGCAATTGGCTGAGGGACCGAAAGCTGGACGGCAGCGTGCTCGCCGCGCTGTCCCTTGCCGACCTGAACCGCTACGAGTCGTATTTCGCCACCTACCTCAACGACCTTGTGCAGCGGACGCCCGGCTACCTCGACTCCGCCGCGACCCGGATGGAGCGCATCTGCAGAGACCTGGTTGACGAAGATGGCGTGCCCCCCTCGACCTCCGTCCTCAGCTTCAACTACACCGAGCCCCTGTCGAGCAACGTTCGCCTTTCCGACGCCCTCGGCATCGACTGCTTCTGCAACATACACGGTAGGGCGAGCGACTACGAGCACGGCATCGTCTTCGGCATAGACGCGAAGGGGATCAGGCCCACCAGCGTGGCCATACCGTTCACCAAGACCTACAGGCTGCTCGCGCAGGACCCCGTCGACTTCCAGAGGGTCGTTCGGCCGAAGTCGTCAAACGGCGCTTCGATGGGCTTCATCAAGTTCTTCGGCCACTCCCTTTCCGAGGCCGACTACTCCTACTTTCAGTCGATCTTCGATGCCGTGGACCTCTACGGTGGCGATACGAGGCTCGTCTTCTACTATAGGCCTCATGGCAAGAAGGGTGAGACCGAGAAGGTTATGGTCGAAAAGGCTCGCAGGGAAGTTCATAAAAACGTGACGAAGCTCTTGGCTGCCTACGGCGAGTCTTTCGACAACAAAGACCACGGGAAGAACCTCATGCACAAGCTCCTCCTCGAGGGCCGCCTCATGGTTCGCAGACTTCCATAG
- a CDS encoding Coenzyme F420 hydrogenase/dehydrogenase, beta subunit C-terminal domain has protein sequence MSRSASGGAFAVLARAMLARGGAVFGAELCEDNIVRITCVEDVSELWRLQGSKYVQCSPNGSFDHCRELLESGRDVLFSGTPCLVYALKSYLARKGLRACSGKLVTVDLVCHGVTSPELFRLYVAWLESKLKAVPGSLRYTFRSKNRPWGLYYYYYYTSAIDLKRKEAIGPYSDDPYYRAFLSGKYYRKSCYSCRFAQPERVGDITIGDYWGIEKAHPDFYDARGVSLAMLNTPVGLRYFEEECADGCTWVESDLERASAENVNLLHPSRRAPEDEAAAAELYRAVASGDSDLIFGKFLRQRGIKGLLKDCLPHDWIECVRTLKNRFK, from the coding sequence TTGTCGCGCTCTGCCTCGGGAGGCGCGTTTGCTGTATTGGCGCGCGCCATGCTTGCAAGGGGAGGCGCCGTCTTCGGCGCCGAGCTGTGTGAAGACAATATTGTGAGAATCACCTGCGTGGAGGACGTCTCTGAGTTGTGGCGCCTTCAGGGCTCTAAATACGTGCAGTGCTCGCCAAACGGAAGTTTCGACCATTGCCGGGAGCTTCTTGAGTCGGGCCGTGACGTTCTATTTAGCGGCACCCCCTGTCTGGTCTACGCCCTCAAGAGCTATCTGGCGCGCAAGGGACTCAGAGCCTGCAGCGGTAAGCTGGTCACTGTTGATTTGGTCTGCCATGGCGTCACAAGCCCCGAGCTATTCAGGCTTTACGTTGCTTGGCTTGAGAGCAAGCTCAAGGCCGTTCCGGGAAGCCTTCGATACACTTTTCGCTCCAAGAATAGACCTTGGGGTCTCTACTACTACTACTACTACACCTCCGCCATTGACCTCAAGCGCAAGGAGGCTATTGGGCCATACAGCGATGACCCGTATTACCGCGCTTTCTTGAGTGGAAAGTACTATCGCAAGTCCTGTTATTCATGCCGTTTTGCGCAGCCCGAGCGCGTAGGCGATATAACCATTGGAGACTATTGGGGCATCGAGAAAGCACACCCCGATTTCTATGATGCGAGGGGAGTCTCACTGGCGATGCTAAACACACCTGTGGGACTGCGCTATTTTGAGGAAGAATGCGCCGATGGTTGCACATGGGTGGAATCGGACCTTGAAAGGGCGTCCGCCGAAAACGTCAACCTGTTGCATCCCTCGCGTCGGGCTCCGGAGGATGAGGCTGCTGCTGCTGAGCTTTACAGGGCCGTCGCATCTGGAGACTCCGACCTCATCTTTGGCAAATTCCTCCGTCAACGCGGCATCAAAGGCCTTTTAAAGGACTGTCTGCCGCATGATTGGATTGAATGCGTCAGAACCCTAAAGAATCGCTTTAAGTGA
- a CDS encoding AAA family ATPase produces the protein MLKRFTVNGYRNFSAPVTFNFAASRDYQFVENNVKNGIVKTALLIGRNASGKSNFGSALFDITLGFLKAFDYPDQDDRLFLNADCGRGTAQFTYVFEIDGREINYCYEKTSPTTWLHETLLIDGERIFDFNNARGVFEDNHLERIGAAGINFEFSDTSLSLLSYITSSLPTNVLGVLAELRRFVSRMRLIRMDGFRLKGFETRRVIDKIIRENKVPEFESFIRNFGVDESLIVIKESDGSPVLYFNHPMRCIPFVEACSSGTRTLVKLFSELELNESASFLFIDEFDAFCHFEMAESLLKLFASKASCQILCSTHNTSLVKNGVMRPDCVYQISAKEGIRTLADSTDRELRLGNNIEKLLRAGEFD, from the coding sequence ATGCTTAAGCGTTTTACTGTTAATGGCTATAGGAATTTTTCGGCTCCGGTTACATTTAATTTTGCAGCTTCTCGTGATTACCAGTTTGTAGAAAATAACGTAAAAAACGGAATCGTGAAAACCGCACTTTTGATCGGCAGAAATGCGTCTGGTAAATCGAATTTCGGTTCAGCTTTATTCGACATTACGCTCGGCTTTCTAAAGGCATTCGATTATCCTGACCAGGATGATCGTCTGTTTTTGAATGCTGATTGCGGGCGAGGTACGGCACAGTTCACCTATGTCTTTGAAATTGACGGTCGCGAAATCAATTACTGCTATGAGAAGACTTCTCCGACTACTTGGCTTCACGAGACCCTATTGATTGATGGGGAACGAATTTTCGATTTCAATAATGCACGCGGCGTTTTCGAGGATAACCACCTCGAACGAATCGGTGCAGCTGGAATCAATTTTGAATTCTCTGACACTTCGTTGAGCCTTCTTTCTTATATAACGAGCAGTCTTCCAACTAATGTTTTAGGCGTCTTGGCGGAGTTGCGACGATTTGTCTCGCGCATGAGGCTGATTCGCATGGACGGTTTTCGATTAAAAGGGTTTGAAACAAGAAGGGTAATCGACAAAATCATACGCGAGAACAAAGTCCCGGAATTCGAGTCATTTATTCGCAATTTCGGAGTCGATGAGTCTTTGATCGTTATTAAAGAGTCCGACGGCTCGCCTGTTCTGTATTTCAATCATCCCATGCGATGCATCCCGTTTGTCGAGGCATGTTCTAGTGGTACAAGAACCCTGGTTAAGTTGTTCTCTGAGCTTGAGCTTAACGAGTCGGCCAGTTTTTTGTTCATAGATGAGTTTGACGCTTTTTGTCACTTTGAGATGGCAGAGAGCCTTTTGAAGCTCTTTGCTTCCAAGGCATCGTGTCAGATACTGTGCTCGACCCACAATACCTCGCTTGTTAAGAATGGCGTAATGAGGCCTGACTGCGTTTATCAAATCTCTGCAAAAGAGGGTATTCGAACCTTGGCTGATTCCACCGATCGTGAATTGAGGCTTGGCAACAACATCGAGAAGCTCCTTCGAGCCGGAGAGTTTGACTAG
- a CDS encoding Abi family protein, which produces MARKPFKTLEEQVAILESRGLSMPEYAAYALLGEDYYCVVNGYKEPFLDKEASAEAGHDVYAEGTGFGDLYGLFLFDRDLRNLTFKYLLKAEARVRSVAAYTFSEAYRELDAYLKIANYTDAKDYMVGPSHYDEDLAGLIALRTLVDFRNICARDERLWCARVGPVRDEDFSTMVAKLALILDSETISSFKSELASLVGGYAAESQRLGEVLYNSDLGVPRPEDDK; this is translated from the coding sequence ATGGCCCGCAAGCCGTTCAAGACCCTCGAAGAGCAGGTGGCCATCCTCGAGTCCAGGGGGCTCTCCATGCCGGAGTACGCCGCCTACGCCCTCCTCGGCGAGGACTACTATTGCGTTGTCAACGGGTACAAGGAGCCGTTCCTCGACAAGGAGGCCAGCGCCGAGGCGGGTCACGACGTCTACGCCGAGGGAACGGGATTCGGAGACCTCTACGGCCTTTTCCTCTTCGACCGCGACCTGCGCAACCTTACCTTCAAGTACCTCCTCAAGGCGGAGGCCCGCGTGCGCTCGGTCGCCGCCTACACCTTTTCGGAGGCCTATCGGGAGCTCGATGCCTACCTGAAAATCGCCAACTACACCGATGCCAAGGACTACATGGTGGGGCCGAGCCATTACGACGAGGACCTGGCCGGGCTCATCGCCCTTCGCACCCTCGTGGACTTCCGCAACATCTGCGCCCGCGACGAGCGGCTTTGGTGCGCCAGGGTCGGGCCCGTGAGGGACGAGGACTTCTCGACAATGGTGGCCAAGCTGGCTCTCATCCTCGACTCCGAGACGATCAGCTCCTTCAAGTCCGAGCTCGCGTCCCTTGTCGGGGGCTACGCCGCCGAAAGCCAAAGGCTGGGCGAGGTGCTCTACAACTCTGACCTCGGTGTTCCTAGACCGGAAGACGACAAGTGA